The proteins below are encoded in one region of Acidobacteriota bacterium:
- the gluQ gene encoding tRNA glutamyl-Q(34) synthetase GluQRS — protein MTVGRFAPSPTGALHLGNLRTALASWLSVKSQRGSQGGRWLVRIEDVDRARCQREWAEAHLRDLAALGLEADGPLVWQSARGAWYRASLERLAQQGRLYQCRCSRKDLASLASAPHTNEGIRPYPGRCRAGKVATFCHTALRVELPPGVVEWKDLLLGAQTDDPAALTGDPVLYRRDGCFAYHLAVVLDDGEQGVTEIVRGADLREVTATQIRLQELLAYARPAYAHLGLVTAPDGTRLGKRAGAASLTALQARGVSLPEIISWLGWSLGCLAQPTACQAADLIKTFTWERVPAGAVAAPAAWV, from the coding sequence ATGACAGTCGGACGGTTTGCGCCGTCTCCAACCGGCGCATTGCATCTGGGCAATCTACGCACGGCGCTGGCGTCGTGGCTCTCGGTCAAATCACAAAGAGGGTCACAGGGCGGACGCTGGCTCGTGCGCATCGAGGACGTAGACAGGGCGCGTTGCCAACGCGAATGGGCCGAGGCGCACTTGCGCGATCTGGCGGCGCTCGGTTTGGAAGCAGATGGCCCGCTTGTCTGGCAATCCGCACGCGGCGCGTGGTATCGCGCGAGTCTGGAGCGCTTGGCGCAACAAGGCCGGTTGTATCAATGCCGTTGTTCGCGCAAAGACCTGGCCTCGCTGGCCTCGGCTCCGCATACAAACGAAGGCATACGCCCCTATCCGGGCCGTTGCCGCGCGGGCAAAGTCGCCACGTTCTGCCACACCGCGTTGCGCGTGGAATTGCCGCCGGGCGTGGTCGAATGGAAGGACTTGTTGTTGGGCGCGCAAACCGATGATCCGGCTGCGCTGACGGGCGATCCGGTGTTGTATCGGCGCGATGGCTGCTTTGCTTACCACTTGGCCGTCGTGCTGGATGATGGTGAACAGGGCGTGACAGAAATCGTGCGCGGCGCTGATCTGCGCGAAGTGACGGCGACGCAAATTCGGTTGCAGGAATTGCTCGCTTACGCGCGCCCGGCCTACGCGCATTTGGGCTTGGTGACCGCGCCGGATGGCACACGCCTAGGCAAACGCGCAGGGGCCGCGAGTTTGACCGCGTTGCAAGCGCGCGGCGTAAGCTTGCCGGAAATCATTAGCTGGCTGGGTTGGAGCCTCGGCTGTTTAGCTCAACCCACAGCCTGCCAAGCGGCGGATTTGATCAAGACGTTCACCTGGGAACGCGTGCCGGCGGGCGCGGTAGCAGCGCCCGCCGCTTGGGTTTGA
- a CDS encoding P1 family peptidase: MQASSALGNRSAITDVAGLKVGQFTDARRPTGVTVILTEEGATAGVDVRGAAPGTRETDLLDPRNLVQQVHAIMLAGGSAFGLEAATGVVRWLEEHNFGFPTGPAKVPIVPAAILYDLGVGDAKIRPDAAAGYKACEAATTNAPAEGNVGAGAGATVGKLFGAARAMKGGLGTASIQLKDQKTGATLTVGAIVAVNAVGDVLDPATGKILAGARTADGKAIMGTMKAILRGEALPPSLGGTATTIGVVATDAKLDKAQCSKVAQMAHDGLARTINPVHTMSDGDTLFALATGKSNRTGNVTLIGALAADVLAQAVVRAVKAAQALPGLPNAEQMQK; the protein is encoded by the coding sequence ATGCAAGCTTCATCCGCTCTTGGGAACCGTTCCGCCATCACCGATGTCGCGGGCCTCAAGGTCGGCCAATTCACCGACGCGCGTCGCCCCACCGGCGTCACCGTCATCCTCACCGAAGAAGGCGCGACCGCTGGCGTAGACGTGCGCGGCGCCGCGCCCGGCACGCGCGAGACCGATCTGCTCGATCCACGCAACCTGGTGCAGCAAGTCCACGCCATCATGCTCGCGGGTGGCTCGGCCTTTGGCCTCGAAGCCGCCACCGGCGTCGTGCGCTGGTTGGAAGAACACAACTTCGGTTTCCCCACCGGCCCGGCCAAAGTCCCCATCGTGCCCGCCGCGATCCTGTATGACCTCGGTGTCGGCGATGCCAAAATCCGCCCCGATGCCGCCGCTGGCTACAAGGCTTGTGAGGCCGCAACCACCAACGCGCCCGCCGAAGGCAATGTCGGCGCGGGCGCGGGCGCGACAGTTGGTAAGCTTTTCGGCGCTGCACGTGCGATGAAAGGCGGCCTGGGCACGGCCTCGATTCAGTTGAAGGATCAGAAGACGGGCGCGACCCTGACCGTCGGCGCAATTGTTGCCGTCAACGCCGTCGGTGATGTGCTTGACCCGGCGACCGGCAAAATCCTGGCTGGTGCGCGCACCGCCGATGGCAAAGCGATCATGGGCACGATGAAGGCGATCCTGCGCGGCGAAGCGTTGCCGCCAAGTCTGGGCGGCACGGCGACCACCATCGGCGTCGTCGCCACGGATGCCAAACTCGATAAAGCCCAATGCAGCAAAGTCGCCCAGATGGCGCACGACGGCCTGGCGCGCACGATCAATCCGGTGCACACCATGTCCGATGGCGACACGCTCTTTGCGCTGGCAACGGGCAAGTCGAATCGCACCGGTAATGTGACGTTGATTGGCGCGTTGGCAGCAGATGTGCTGGCGCAGGCGGTAGTGCGAGCTGTCAAAGCTGCGCAAGCATTGCCCGGATTGCCAAACGCTGAGCAAATGCAAAAGTAA
- a CDS encoding citrate synthase (catalyzes the formation of citrate from acetyl-CoA and oxaloacetate) produces MSQPATAGAGLRDVPAAPSSICYIDGNEGYLSYRGYNIHDLATHCSFEEVIHLLWHGKLPNQAELAETKAQLQANAAAPAQVLGLMMAFPKDAVPMAAMRTALSALAFYDPDTGNSTMEANQRKAMRLMAQTPTLVAAFDNIRNGRQPIAPRNDLSFAANFLYMLTGKEPDDIEERAFDIALTLHADHEFNASTFAARVTAATLADVYAAVTAGMGALAGPLHGGANEQVMRMLLDVNTIEGAENWIRTKLANKEKVMGFGHAVYRTEDPRATHLRRMSQEIGKRQGNTKWFDMSRRIEEIVKAEKGLNPNVDFYSASTYYQLGIALDLYTPIFAISRMSGWTAHILEQYANNKLIRPRSEYLGELNLEFVPMEKR; encoded by the coding sequence ATGAGTCAACCAGCAACCGCCGGCGCAGGTTTACGCGACGTGCCTGCCGCACCGAGCAGCATTTGTTATATTGACGGTAACGAAGGCTATCTTTCTTATCGCGGCTACAACATCCACGATCTCGCCACCCATTGCAGCTTTGAAGAAGTCATTCACCTGCTCTGGCATGGCAAATTGCCCAACCAGGCCGAACTCGCTGAAACCAAGGCGCAACTCCAGGCCAACGCCGCCGCGCCGGCTCAGGTGTTGGGCTTGATGATGGCCTTTCCCAAAGACGCCGTGCCGATGGCCGCCATGCGCACCGCCTTGTCCGCGCTGGCGTTTTACGACCCGGACACTGGCAATTCGACGATGGAGGCCAATCAGCGCAAAGCCATGCGCCTGATGGCGCAAACGCCGACGCTGGTCGCCGCCTTCGACAATATCCGTAACGGACGGCAGCCCATCGCGCCGCGCAACGACCTTTCGTTCGCCGCCAACTTCCTTTACATGCTCACCGGCAAAGAGCCGGACGACATCGAAGAGCGCGCGTTTGACATCGCCTTGACGCTGCACGCCGATCACGAATTCAACGCCTCGACCTTTGCCGCGCGCGTCACGGCGGCCACGCTGGCCGATGTTTATGCGGCGGTCACGGCGGGCATGGGCGCGCTCGCGGGCCCGTTGCACGGCGGCGCCAACGAACAGGTCATGCGCATGCTGCTGGACGTCAACACTATCGAAGGCGCGGAAAATTGGATTCGCACCAAGCTCGCCAACAAAGAGAAAGTCATGGGCTTCGGCCACGCGGTTTACCGCACCGAAGACCCGCGCGCCACGCACTTGCGCCGCATGTCCCAGGAAATCGGCAAGCGCCAGGGCAATACCAAGTGGTTCGACATGTCGCGCCGCATCGAAGAGATCGTCAAAGCCGAAAAGGGCCTCAATCCGAACGTGGATTTCTATTCGGCCTCGACCTACTACCAACTCGGCATCGCGCTTGATCTTTATACGCCGATTTTCGCGATCAGCCGCATGTCCGGCTGGACGGCGCACATTCTGGAACAGTACGCCAACAACAAACTAATTCGCCCGCGTTCGGAATATCTGGGCGAGTTGAATCTGGAGTTTGTGCCGATGGAGAAGAGGTAG
- a CDS encoding PD-(D/E)XK nuclease family transposase: MAVTEKYLNPFTDFGFKRLFGSEPNKDLLIDFLNQLLPPQHQIQELTYARNELLGDTRLDRGAVFDIYCVSPSGEHFIVEMQKARQLFFKDRNVFYATWPIREQGRRGDDWNYQLTPVYLIGILDFVFTENKDDTEVCHRVQLKDQTNRVFYDKLLLIYLEMPKFTKTEDELETPFDKWLYVLKHLPKLTARPAKLQERIFGKLLAAAAVENFDHEELQAYENSLKHYRDSRNVVETAVIEGATKKALEVARYLLRANLPLSFITEATGLSEAEIEALRE, encoded by the coding sequence ATGGCGGTCACCGAAAAATATCTCAATCCCTTCACCGACTTCGGCTTCAAGCGGCTCTTTGGCAGCGAGCCGAACAAAGACCTCTTGATTGACTTCCTTAACCAACTGCTACCGCCGCAACATCAGATTCAGGAATTGACCTACGCGCGCAACGAACTGCTGGGCGACACGCGGCTGGATCGCGGCGCGGTCTTCGACATCTATTGCGTCAGCCCCAGCGGCGAACACTTCATCGTCGAAATGCAGAAGGCCAGGCAGCTTTTTTTCAAAGACCGCAACGTCTTTTACGCCACTTGGCCGATCCGCGAACAAGGGCGGCGCGGCGATGACTGGAACTATCAACTGACGCCGGTCTATCTGATCGGCATCCTCGATTTCGTCTTCACCGAAAACAAAGACGACACCGAGGTCTGCCATCGCGTGCAGTTGAAAGACCAAACCAATCGCGTCTTTTACGACAAACTGCTGCTGATCTATCTGGAGATGCCGAAGTTCACCAAGACCGAAGACGAGTTGGAAACGCCCTTCGACAAATGGCTGTACGTGCTCAAGCACTTGCCCAAACTGACCGCGCGTCCGGCCAAATTGCAGGAACGCATCTTCGGCAAATTGCTGGCGGCGGCGGCGGTGGAAAACTTCGACCACGAGGAATTACAGGCGTATGAAAACAGCTTGAAGCATTACCGCGATTCACGGAACGTCGTGGAAACGGCGGTTATCGAGGGAGCGACGAAAAAAGCTCTTGAAGTGGCGCGCTACCTCTTACGAGCAAATTTGCCGCTGAGTTTCATCACCGAGGCCACCGGCTTGAGCGAAGCAGAGATTGAAGCCTTACGCGAGTGA
- a CDS encoding sigma-70 family RNA polymerase sigma factor, which produces MLRAVSTGSSSHTGKNILVEHAPQNVTQLLLAWQHGEAAALDELMAVVYDELRHLAAGRLKRERADHTLQPTALVNEVYLQLVDQRQVNWQNRAHFFGAVAEIMRRLLVDHARRHLADKRGAGAVRVSLADVAAVTDTEPDIDVILLDQALTELAARDPPLARLVELRYFGGLSIEETAEFLSFSPATVKRHWQTAKSWLRRRITEGS; this is translated from the coding sequence ATGCTCCGCGCCGTTTCGACAGGCTCCTCTTCTCACACTGGCAAAAACATCTTGGTAGAACACGCTCCGCAAAACGTCACCCAACTTCTGCTCGCCTGGCAGCATGGCGAAGCTGCGGCGCTGGATGAATTGATGGCTGTGGTTTATGACGAATTGCGGCATCTGGCAGCGGGACGGTTAAAGCGAGAACGCGCCGATCACACGCTGCAACCGACGGCGCTGGTCAACGAAGTTTATCTGCAATTGGTAGATCAGCGGCAGGTCAATTGGCAGAATCGCGCGCATTTTTTCGGCGCAGTCGCCGAGATCATGCGCCGCTTGCTGGTTGATCACGCGCGCCGCCATTTGGCGGACAAACGCGGGGCAGGCGCCGTGCGAGTCTCGCTCGCCGACGTTGCCGCCGTGACTGATACCGAACCCGACATTGACGTGATCTTGCTTGATCAAGCCCTGACGGAACTCGCGGCGCGCGATCCGCCGCTGGCACGGCTGGTTGAACTGCGCTACTTCGGCGGTTTGTCCATCGAAGAAACCGCCGAGTTTCTGTCGTTCTCGCCCGCCACCGTCAAACGCCACTGGCAGACAGCCAAAAGCTGGCTGCGGCGACGCATCACCGAAGGCTCCTGA
- a CDS encoding NrdH-redoxin has protein sequence MSNVVIYTKPDCPYCAKAKAWYNAQGIAFDERNAQDNLAYRQEMFGYTGGDPVVPVIVEHGVYKQSGWEGRG, from the coding sequence ATGAGCAACGTAGTCATTTACACGAAGCCCGATTGCCCTTACTGCGCGAAAGCCAAAGCGTGGTACAACGCGCAAGGCATCGCCTTTGACGAACGCAATGCGCAGGACAATCTGGCCTACCGCCAGGAGATGTTCGGCTATACGGGCGGCGACCCGGTCGTGCCCGTCATCGTCGAGCATGGCGTTTATAAACAAAGCGGCTGGGAAGGCCGGGGCTGA
- a CDS encoding carboxypeptidase regulatory-like domain-containing protein, producing MTMLSPKLKFTLAALLCALALLLPLVSLTARQAETAQLMGRIVDRDTGAPLAAELGIAIRTRQGVIFKHARADEAGQFMLADLLSGAVDLSTKHDGYAVEHAALTLGEQETQTLEFQLLKSKIVRGFISDEHQQPLADVHVKTHYAAADAGKQAFANSYQWETGDARTDAQGRFEVEVHPNREFIIEAIHPEFLSEVSAPLQFHPAAPTVTLRLSKGVTLTGEARDQTGNALANAQVELSDADERPALQRFLPFEVLQQRHQFTVSQADGTFRFEHVRPSRKLLLVTHAQHAPQQQTLELTAQQPVFNVNVTLR from the coding sequence ATGACCATGCTATCCCCCAAACTCAAATTCACGCTCGCCGCCCTGCTTTGCGCCCTGGCGTTGTTGCTGCCGCTGGTCTCGCTGACCGCGCGCCAGGCCGAAACCGCGCAGCTGATGGGTCGCATCGTAGATCGCGACACCGGCGCGCCGCTCGCCGCCGAACTCGGCATTGCGATCCGCACCCGCCAGGGCGTTATTTTCAAACACGCCCGTGCCGACGAAGCGGGCCAATTCATGCTGGCCGACTTGCTTAGCGGCGCAGTTGATCTTTCGACCAAACACGACGGTTATGCGGTCGAACACGCGGCGTTGACGCTCGGTGAACAGGAAACACAAACGCTCGAATTCCAACTGCTCAAAAGCAAAATCGTGCGCGGCTTCATCAGCGACGAACACCAGCAGCCGCTGGCGGATGTGCACGTCAAAACGCATTACGCCGCTGCTGACGCGGGCAAACAAGCTTTCGCCAACAGCTATCAATGGGAAACCGGCGACGCGCGCACCGATGCGCAAGGCCGCTTTGAGGTCGAAGTCCACCCCAACCGCGAATTCATCATCGAAGCCATTCATCCTGAATTTCTGAGCGAAGTTTCCGCGCCATTGCAATTCCACCCTGCCGCGCCGACCGTCACACTGCGGCTGAGCAAAGGCGTCACGCTCACGGGCGAAGCGCGCGATCAGACCGGCAACGCCCTCGCCAATGCCCAAGTGGAATTGAGCGACGCTGACGAACGGCCCGCATTGCAACGCTTCCTGCCCTTTGAAGTTTTGCAGCAGCGCCATCAATTCACGGTCAGTCAGGCTGATGGCACGTTTCGTTTCGAGCACGTGCGACCGTCACGCAAACTCTTGCTGGTCACGCACGCGCAACACGCGCCGCAACAACAGACGTTGGAACTGACGGCACAGCAGCCGGTATTCAACGTCAACGTAACGCTACGTTAG
- a CDS encoding sodium:solute symporter family protein: MTYLLILIAYALAMIFIGAYASRRVHQSSDFFVAGRELSAGLVFATLLAANIGAGSTVGATGLGYRDGMSAWWWVGSAGIGSMILAFTVGPRIWRVARDQNLFTVGDYLEFRYDRRVRGVVALLLWVGSLAILAGQLIAVAWILNVVAGVSKPVGCVIGAGVATLYFTAGGLLGTAKVNALQLFVKLLGFVLALWFLLRQSGGFYALQMSLDLGDAVKDSKAYLSLTGIGAAGVLRYLALLAPSFVISPGLLQKVFGARDERAVRRGVALNALGLLAFAIVPALLGMIARTHFPALANRELALPTLLVQALPLWLGGLLLGAIFSAEVSSADAVLFMLSTSLTKDLYKTFINPAADDRQMLRMVRGTALVCGALGAVLGMLLPSVIDALKIFYTLMSAALLLPLLAGLYTRRVRANAALAAIAVSVTVTFVLERGTGGAGLYGVPAVLWGTGAGTIVMTLWQMVFTPKSDPIHNP; encoded by the coding sequence ATGACCTACCTACTCATTCTCATCGCCTACGCCCTCGCCATGATCTTCATCGGCGCATACGCCTCGCGCCGCGTTCACCAATCCAGTGATTTCTTCGTGGCCGGACGCGAATTGAGTGCGGGGCTGGTCTTCGCCACCTTGCTCGCGGCCAATATCGGCGCGGGTTCGACGGTGGGCGCGACGGGGTTGGGCTATCGCGATGGAATGTCGGCGTGGTGGTGGGTTGGCTCGGCGGGCATCGGCTCAATGATCCTGGCCTTTACCGTGGGGCCGCGCATCTGGCGGGTGGCGCGCGATCAAAACTTGTTCACGGTCGGTGATTACCTGGAATTCCGCTATGACCGGCGCGTGCGCGGTGTCGTGGCGTTGCTGTTGTGGGTTGGCTCGCTGGCGATTCTGGCGGGGCAATTGATCGCGGTGGCGTGGATACTGAATGTCGTGGCGGGCGTCAGCAAACCGGTGGGTTGTGTGATCGGCGCGGGCGTGGCGACGCTCTATTTCACGGCGGGCGGGTTGCTGGGCACGGCCAAAGTGAACGCCTTGCAATTGTTCGTCAAGCTGCTCGGCTTCGTCTTGGCGCTGTGGTTTCTGCTGCGGCAGAGCGGCGGCTTTTACGCGTTACAGATGTCCCTCGACCTGGGCGATGCCGTCAAAGATTCCAAAGCTTATCTCAGTCTGACCGGCATTGGCGCGGCAGGCGTATTGCGGTATTTGGCGTTGCTCGCGCCTTCGTTCGTGATTTCGCCGGGGCTGTTGCAAAAGGTTTTTGGCGCACGCGATGAACGCGCGGTGCGGCGCGGTGTCGCGTTGAATGCACTAGGCCTGTTGGCCTTCGCCATCGTGCCCGCGTTGTTAGGGATGATCGCACGCACGCACTTCCCCGCTTTGGCCAATCGCGAATTGGCCTTGCCGACGCTGCTCGTGCAGGCGTTGCCGCTCTGGCTGGGCGGCCTGTTACTGGGCGCGATCTTTTCCGCCGAAGTCAGTTCGGCGGATGCGGTGCTGTTTATGCTGAGCACTTCGTTAACCAAAGACCTGTATAAGACTTTCATCAATCCGGCGGCGGATGACCGGCAGATGCTGCGTATGGTGCGCGGGACTGCGCTGGTGTGCGGCGCATTAGGCGCGGTGCTGGGCATGTTATTGCCCAGCGTGATTGATGCGCTGAAAATTTTCTATACGCTGATGTCGGCGGCACTGTTGCTGCCCTTGCTGGCCGGGCTGTACACACGCCGCGTGCGTGCGAATGCCGCGCTGGCGGCGATTGCCGTCTCGGTGACCGTGACCTTCGTGCTCGAACGAGGGACGGGCGGCGCGGGTTTGTACGGCGTGCCCGCAGTGCTGTGGGGCACAGGCGCGGGCACCATCGTGATGACGCTCTGGCAAATGGTTTTCACTCCCAAATCCGATCCAATCCACAATCCATGA
- a CDS encoding CDGSH iron-sulfur domain-containing protein — protein sequence MSVKITVNKNGSLRVEGEIELYDGDGNKYDLAGRSVVGLCRCGQSSNKPFCDGSHAKCGFDSVVIATTLAPPKPKA from the coding sequence ATGTCAGTCAAAATTACGGTGAATAAAAATGGCTCGCTGCGGGTGGAAGGCGAGATTGAACTGTACGACGGCGACGGCAACAAATACGATCTCGCGGGTCGTAGCGTTGTCGGCCTGTGCCGTTGCGGCCAGAGCAGCAATAAGCCGTTCTGCGACGGCTCACACGCCAAATGTGGATTCGATTCGGTCGTTATTGCCACCACGCTGGCGCCGCCAAAACCGAAAGCATAG
- a CDS encoding putative Ig domain-containing protein encodes MNISCGTVTINPATLPGGVIGTAYSQTVSTTPAGAYSYSVSSGALPIGLMLNAATGAITGTPTASGTFNFRLTVTADNCSGARDYTVIIACANVTITTTTLPASTVGNAYSQIIGVNPAAPAGSYTFALLMDNLPSGLTLNATTGLLSGLPSVTGSYNFTIKATAANGCTATQSYTLQLNCPSVTLSALSTPVLNSTYNQSVRASPAGGNYSFAVTAGALPAGLSLNAARGVVSGTPTSAGAYNFTITATGFGACTGSRAYTGTIAGSTCPTITTPGLPGGQPGQLYSNSVAATPAGTYSYAVTAGSLPPGLTLYASAGLLFGYPATAGTYNFTITATDGNNCTGTRVYSLTVSTGALAARTALAQIADYDGDGKSDPALWSAKDGMWRIFESRNQQAVTRAWGMAGDVTLLGDYDGDGKTDLAVFRRATGTWLVKLSSGHSGDGQYLIKQWGLGTDVPVLNDYDGDGKTDCAVWRGATGTWYVWQSATNTYRTQAWGAGYDPTQ; translated from the coding sequence ATGAACATTAGCTGCGGTACGGTCACGATCAATCCGGCGACTTTGCCAGGCGGCGTCATCGGCACTGCTTATAGCCAAACGGTTTCGACGACACCGGCGGGCGCGTACAGCTACAGCGTGAGCAGCGGCGCATTGCCGATAGGCTTGATGCTGAACGCCGCAACTGGTGCCATCACCGGCACACCGACGGCCAGCGGAACATTCAACTTCCGCCTCACGGTAACGGCAGACAATTGCAGCGGTGCGCGTGATTACACCGTCATCATTGCCTGCGCAAACGTGACCATCACCACAACCACCTTGCCTGCCAGCACGGTTGGTAATGCCTATTCGCAAATCATCGGCGTCAATCCGGCGGCCCCTGCTGGAAGCTATACCTTCGCGTTATTGATGGATAATTTGCCCAGCGGCCTGACGCTCAACGCGACGACCGGCTTGCTCAGCGGCCTGCCCAGCGTGACCGGTAGTTACAATTTCACGATCAAGGCCACGGCAGCCAATGGTTGCACCGCGACGCAAAGCTACACCCTTCAGCTCAACTGTCCGAGCGTGACGCTCTCTGCGCTGTCCACGCCGGTTTTGAATTCAACTTACAATCAAAGCGTCAGGGCGTCGCCAGCAGGTGGCAACTACAGCTTTGCGGTGACGGCGGGAGCTTTGCCTGCGGGTTTGTCGCTCAATGCGGCCAGGGGGGTGGTGAGCGGCACACCAACTTCGGCGGGCGCTTATAACTTCACCATCACGGCGACAGGCTTCGGCGCTTGCACGGGCAGCCGCGCCTACACCGGGACGATTGCTGGCAGCACCTGTCCAACCATCACAACGCCAGGGTTGCCCGGCGGTCAACCGGGACAGCTTTACAGCAATTCCGTCGCGGCTACGCCCGCTGGCACTTATAGCTACGCCGTGACGGCGGGCAGCCTGCCGCCTGGATTGACGTTGTATGCCAGTGCTGGCTTGCTCTTCGGTTATCCGGCGACGGCTGGGACTTACAACTTCACCATCACGGCGACAGATGGCAACAATTGCACGGGCACGCGGGTGTATTCCTTAACGGTCAGCACGGGTGCGTTGGCGGCGCGCACGGCGTTGGCGCAGATCGCTGACTATGACGGCGATGGCAAAAGCGATCCGGCGTTGTGGTCAGCCAAGGATGGTATGTGGCGCATCTTTGAGAGCCGCAACCAGCAAGCGGTGACGCGCGCTTGGGGGATGGCGGGCGACGTGACGCTGCTCGGTGATTACGACGGCGATGGCAAAACCGATCTGGCGGTTTTCCGGCGCGCAACGGGCACGTGGCTGGTCAAATTAAGCAGTGGGCACAGCGGCGACGGCCAATACCTGATCAAACAATGGGGCCTCGGCACGGATGTGCCCGTGCTGAATGATTATGACGGAGACGGCAAGACCGATTGCGCCGTCTGGCGCGGGGCCACAGGCACTTGGTACGTCTGGCAAAGCGCGACCAACACGTACCGCACGCAGGCCTGGGGTGCGGGGTACGACCCCACACAATGA
- a CDS encoding nucleotidyltransferase: MRKKPDAVSLMLAPLAALSRWFEETQVSYTIIGGIAVSFVAQPRLTEDIHVTVWLAERDLKTFLESGRAHGFTPRFPGTLEFAQQRRVLLLQHQTPDATIKVDISLAAIPFEQEMIERSTHVEIESVRLVFPTPEDLVIMKATAQRTKDITDIAAILEVHPNLDRERVRYWVKQFAETLELPEMMDDLERLLQRTRTPGKKLPGEKVTRKKSQTKK, encoded by the coding sequence ATGCGCAAAAAGCCTGACGCCGTTTCATTGATGCTTGCCCCGTTGGCGGCGCTGTCCCGCTGGTTTGAAGAGACGCAAGTCAGTTACACCATCATCGGCGGCATCGCAGTCTCCTTCGTCGCGCAGCCACGGCTGACTGAAGACATTCATGTCACGGTCTGGCTGGCGGAGCGGGATTTGAAGACCTTTCTCGAATCCGGCCGCGCTCATGGATTTACCCCGCGCTTTCCTGGCACGCTCGAATTCGCTCAACAGCGGCGGGTGCTCCTGCTACAACATCAAACCCCTGACGCCACCATCAAGGTGGATATTTCGCTAGCGGCGATACCGTTTGAACAAGAGATGATTGAGCGATCCACCCACGTCGAGATTGAATCGGTGCGGCTTGTTTTCCCGACCCCGGAAGACCTCGTCATCATGAAAGCGACCGCCCAGCGTACAAAAGACATCACTGACATTGCAGCAATTCTGGAGGTGCATCCCAACCTTGACCGTGAGCGTGTCAGGTATTGGGTCAAGCAATTTGCGGAAACACTAGAACTGCCTGAAATGATGGACGACTTAGAACGCTTGCTGCAACGTACTCGAACACCTGGCAAAAAACTGCCTGGGGAAAAGGTGACCCGGAAAAAATCGCAGACCAAGAAATGA